The following are encoded in a window of Streptomyces sp. SAT1 genomic DNA:
- a CDS encoding FAD binding domain-containing protein, giving the protein MIPPAFDYVRPGTLDEALRALAGAGEDAKVLAGGQSLLPLLRLRLAFPELVVDIGRIPGLRGVREDGDALVVGALTTHHDIVHDPLVRRYAGLLAQATAEVADPAVRHRGTLGGSLAHADPAGDLPAVALALDAELVAAGPGGRRTVAARDFFADYLLTALEPDELLVEVRVPKRAGWGFRYEKFQRVAQSWAVVGVAALVRHERGRVAEARIGLTNMGATPLRATAAEEALAGAADAAAVARAAQAAAEGTRPSRDASASPEYRAHLARVLTRRAVLAATGTG; this is encoded by the coding sequence ATGATTCCCCCCGCGTTCGACTACGTCAGGCCCGGCACGCTCGACGAGGCCCTGCGCGCGCTCGCCGGCGCGGGCGAGGACGCCAAGGTGCTGGCGGGCGGGCAGAGCCTGCTGCCGCTGCTCCGGCTGCGCCTCGCCTTCCCCGAACTGGTCGTCGACATCGGCCGGATCCCCGGGCTGCGCGGGGTCCGCGAGGACGGCGACGCCCTCGTCGTCGGCGCGCTCACCACCCACCACGACATCGTCCACGACCCGCTGGTGCGCCGGTACGCGGGGCTGCTGGCACAGGCCACCGCCGAGGTCGCCGACCCGGCCGTGCGCCACCGGGGCACCCTCGGCGGCTCGCTCGCCCACGCCGACCCGGCCGGCGACCTGCCCGCCGTCGCGCTGGCCCTGGACGCCGAACTCGTCGCCGCCGGTCCGGGCGGGCGGCGCACCGTGGCGGCCCGGGACTTCTTCGCCGACTATCTGCTGACCGCGCTGGAACCGGACGAACTGCTCGTGGAGGTGCGGGTGCCCAAGCGGGCCGGCTGGGGATTCCGCTACGAGAAGTTCCAGCGGGTCGCCCAGTCCTGGGCCGTCGTCGGCGTCGCCGCCCTGGTGCGGCACGAGCGCGGACGCGTCGCCGAGGCCCGGATCGGCCTGACCAACATGGGCGCCACCCCGCTGCGGGCGACGGCCGCCGAGGAGGCCCTGGCGGGCGCGGCGGACGCCGCGGCGGTGGCACGGGCCGCGCAGGCGGCCGCCGAGGGCACCCGGCCCTCCCGTGACGCCTCCGCCTCCCCCGAGTACCGGGCGCACCTGGCCCGGGTGCTCACCCGGCGGGCCGTCCTGGCCGCCACCGGAACGGGGTGA
- a CDS encoding xanthine dehydrogenase family protein molybdopterin-binding subunit yields the protein MTGQTVAGAGQTAAGAGRTAAGEVGRARLRKEDARLLTGQTNWTDNIAVTGLLHLAFLRSPMAHARITRVDVSAALERPGVVAAFTGRDLADGLGSLPCAWPVTEDMVLPAHPPLALEEVRHAGDPVAVVVARDRYAAADALEAVEVDYEPLPPVLDLEEALAEDAPLVHSDKGTNRAYDWPLRAGEDFAAVRERADVVLSRRYRQQRLIPNAMEPRAVVVTPLAATGEYTVYSATQIPHILRIMLSVVTGVPEHKLRVVAPDVGGGFGSKLQVYGEEAVALAVARRLGRPVKWTESRSEGYLATHHGRGMIQDVEIAATREGRLLGLRVRLLADMGAYLMLVTPGIPILGAFMYPAIYKMDSYAFDCTGVFTTRTPTDAYRGAGRPEATYAIERIMDELAAATGLDPVEVRRRNWIRHEEFPYTSIAGLTYDSGDYEAATAKALALFGYDGLRAEQRERRERGDTVRLGIGVSTYTEMCGLAPSRVLRDLRYSAGGWEAASIRVLPTGKVEVVTGTSPHGQGHVTCWSQIAADVLGVPFEDVEVVHGDTLVAPQGMDTYGSRSLVVGGSAVHRAAEKVVARARRVAAHLLEASEDDLEFSGGVFAVKGSPEARRTIQEVAFATFTSHDVPEGMEPTLNAGHVLDPENFSYPHGTHLCAVEVDTETGRTRIRSYVCVDDVGRVINPMIVEGQVHGGLAQGIAQALYEEAVYDTEGNLLSGTMADYLVPSAADLPEFVTARTETPAPSNPLGAKGVGEAGTIASTPAVVNAVVDALRPLGVHDVPMPCTPERVWEAVRAARETRTDGEEAPA from the coding sequence ATGACCGGGCAGACGGTGGCGGGCGCCGGGCAGACGGCGGCGGGCGCCGGGCGGACGGCGGCGGGCGAGGTCGGCCGGGCCCGGCTGCGCAAGGAGGACGCGCGGCTGCTCACCGGCCAGACCAACTGGACCGACAACATCGCCGTGACCGGACTGCTGCACCTGGCGTTCCTGCGCAGCCCCATGGCGCACGCCCGGATCACCCGCGTCGACGTCTCCGCCGCCCTGGAACGCCCCGGTGTCGTCGCCGCGTTCACCGGCCGCGACCTCGCCGACGGCCTGGGGTCGCTGCCGTGCGCCTGGCCGGTCACCGAGGACATGGTGCTGCCCGCCCATCCGCCGCTCGCGCTGGAGGAGGTGCGGCACGCCGGTGACCCGGTGGCGGTCGTGGTGGCCCGCGACCGGTACGCCGCCGCCGACGCGCTGGAGGCGGTCGAGGTCGACTACGAGCCGCTGCCGCCCGTCCTGGACCTGGAGGAAGCGCTCGCCGAGGACGCCCCGCTGGTCCACTCCGACAAGGGCACCAACCGGGCCTACGACTGGCCGCTGCGCGCCGGTGAGGACTTCGCGGCGGTCAGGGAGCGCGCGGACGTGGTCCTCTCGCGCCGCTACCGGCAGCAGCGTCTCATCCCCAACGCCATGGAGCCGCGCGCGGTCGTGGTCACCCCGCTCGCGGCCACCGGCGAGTACACGGTGTACTCGGCGACCCAGATCCCGCACATCCTGCGGATCATGCTCTCCGTGGTCACCGGCGTGCCCGAGCACAAGCTGCGGGTGGTCGCCCCGGACGTGGGCGGCGGCTTCGGCTCGAAGCTCCAGGTGTACGGCGAGGAGGCGGTCGCGCTGGCCGTCGCCCGCAGGCTCGGCCGGCCGGTGAAGTGGACCGAGTCGCGCTCCGAGGGGTACCTCGCCACCCATCACGGCCGCGGCATGATCCAGGACGTCGAGATCGCCGCGACCCGCGAGGGGCGGCTGCTCGGCCTCCGGGTCCGGCTGCTCGCCGACATGGGCGCCTATCTGATGCTGGTCACACCGGGCATCCCGATCCTGGGCGCGTTCATGTACCCGGCGATCTACAAGATGGACTCCTACGCGTTCGACTGCACCGGGGTGTTCACCACCCGCACCCCGACCGACGCCTACCGGGGCGCGGGGCGCCCGGAGGCCACGTACGCCATCGAGCGGATCATGGACGAGCTGGCCGCCGCGACCGGTCTGGACCCGGTGGAGGTGCGGCGGCGCAACTGGATCCGGCACGAGGAGTTCCCGTACACCTCGATCGCGGGCCTGACCTACGACAGCGGCGACTACGAGGCGGCGACCGCGAAGGCGCTCGCCCTGTTCGGGTACGACGGGCTGCGCGCCGAGCAGCGCGAGCGCCGGGAGCGCGGGGACACCGTGCGCCTGGGGATCGGCGTGTCGACCTACACGGAGATGTGCGGGCTGGCGCCCAGCCGGGTGCTGCGCGACCTCAGGTACTCGGCGGGCGGCTGGGAGGCGGCGAGCATCCGCGTGCTGCCCACCGGCAAGGTCGAGGTGGTCACCGGGACCAGCCCGCACGGGCAGGGGCACGTGACCTGCTGGAGCCAGATCGCGGCGGACGTGCTGGGCGTGCCGTTCGAGGACGTCGAGGTGGTGCACGGCGACACGCTGGTCGCCCCGCAGGGCATGGACACCTACGGGTCGCGCTCGCTGGTGGTGGGCGGGTCGGCGGTGCACCGGGCCGCCGAGAAGGTGGTGGCCAGGGCCCGCAGGGTGGCCGCGCATCTGCTGGAGGCGAGCGAGGACGACCTGGAGTTCAGCGGCGGGGTGTTCGCGGTGAAGGGCTCACCGGAGGCCCGCAGGACCATCCAGGAGGTGGCCTTCGCGACGTTCACCTCGCACGACGTGCCCGAGGGCATGGAACCCACCCTCAACGCCGGACACGTGCTCGACCCGGAGAACTTCTCCTACCCGCACGGCACCCACCTGTGCGCCGTCGAGGTCGACACGGAGACCGGGCGGACCCGGATCCGGTCCTACGTCTGCGTCGACGACGTGGGCCGGGTGATCAACCCGATGATCGTCGAGGGGCAGGTGCACGGCGGCCTCGCCCAGGGCATCGCGCAGGCCCTGTACGAGGAGGCCGTCTACGACACCGAGGGCAACCTGCTCTCCGGCACCATGGCCGACTACCTGGTGCCGTCGGCGGCGGACCTGCCCGAATTCGTCACCGCCCGGACCGAGACCCCCGCCCCGTCCAACCCGCTCGGCGCCAAGGGCGTGGGCGAGGCCGGGACGATCGCGTCCACGCCCGCCGTGGTCAACGCGGTCGTGGACGCGCTGCGCCCGCTCGGCGTCCACGACGTGCCGATGCCCTGCACACCCGAGCGGGTCTGGGAGGCGGTCAGGGCGGCACGCGAGACCCGCACGGACGGCGAGGAGGCCCCGGCATGA
- a CDS encoding (2Fe-2S)-binding protein codes for MTHISVTVDGTAYEDEVEPRLLLVHYLRDRLGLTGTPVGCDTSSCGACTVELDGTSVKSCNVLAVQADGGAVTTVQGLARDGAWTPLQRAFHERHALQCGYCTPGMLMAARDLLRENPRPDAAEVRRALEGNLCRCTGYQNIVAAVLDAAEAERAAGAPAAAPAREVPA; via the coding sequence ATGACGCACATCTCGGTCACGGTGGACGGCACCGCGTACGAGGACGAGGTGGAGCCCCGTCTGCTGCTGGTCCACTATCTGCGCGACCGGCTCGGCCTGACCGGGACGCCGGTCGGCTGCGACACCTCCAGCTGCGGTGCCTGCACGGTCGAGCTGGACGGCACGAGCGTCAAGAGCTGCAACGTGCTCGCCGTCCAGGCGGACGGCGGTGCGGTCACCACGGTCCAGGGGCTGGCCCGCGACGGCGCGTGGACCCCGTTGCAGCGGGCCTTCCACGAGCGGCACGCCCTCCAGTGCGGCTACTGCACCCCGGGCATGCTCATGGCGGCGCGTGATCTGCTGCGGGAGAACCCGCGGCCGGACGCGGCCGAGGTGCGCCGGGCCCTGGAGGGCAACCTGTGCCGGTGCACCGGCTATCAGAACATCGTCGCCGCGGTGCTGGACGCCGCCGAGGCGGAGCGGGCCGCCGGAGCCCCGGCCGCCGCGCCCGCGCGGGAGGTGCCGGCATGA